From a single Vibrio sp. BS-M-Sm-2 genomic region:
- a CDS encoding MalY/PatB family protein, whose translation MNSFDNTINRRNTGSVKWDFMEQKLGLEGSELLPMWVSDYDFQAPQQVLDRLAQDISHGIFGYSERQDDYYQAAIDWFKKQHQTEIKREWITTVHGVLPGIAMALQMLTQVNDQIVIQSPGYGSFRKIIELNDRKVLNNPLIESEGHYQLDFAHLEDCFASGAKALIFCNPHNPTGRVWSEQEILQVAELCQKHGVWLISDEIWSDLALASNIFHSTLKLPSSLTDKLIVATAASKTFGLSSLRISNFIIPNAELKEQFVRRLDAHGMDCFNNLSMSAATTAYQECDTWLADLKQYLQGNIETLHGFLKAELPHVRFVKPQATYLAWLDCRAIEISDTELEKKLIAAGIVPSMGCAFGEEGSGFIRLNLGCPAEVLNDALVRLKAALNAN comes from the coding sequence ATGAATTCTTTCGACAATACGATTAACCGCCGAAATACAGGGTCGGTAAAGTGGGACTTTATGGAGCAGAAGCTTGGCTTAGAAGGCTCCGAGTTGCTGCCAATGTGGGTGTCTGACTATGATTTCCAAGCACCTCAACAAGTATTAGATCGCTTAGCTCAAGATATTTCGCATGGTATTTTTGGTTACTCAGAACGTCAAGACGACTACTACCAAGCCGCGATTGATTGGTTTAAAAAACAACATCAAACAGAAATCAAACGAGAGTGGATCACCACGGTACACGGCGTTTTGCCCGGTATTGCTATGGCGTTGCAAATGCTCACACAAGTGAATGACCAAATCGTTATTCAAAGCCCGGGCTACGGTTCATTCCGTAAGATCATCGAACTGAATGATCGTAAGGTGTTGAACAACCCATTGATTGAATCAGAAGGTCATTACCAGCTTGATTTCGCACATTTGGAAGACTGCTTTGCGAGTGGAGCCAAAGCGTTGATTTTCTGCAACCCACACAACCCAACAGGCCGAGTATGGAGCGAACAAGAGATCCTGCAAGTTGCCGAGCTTTGCCAAAAACACGGTGTATGGCTAATCAGTGATGAAATTTGGAGCGACCTAGCGCTAGCATCCAACATATTCCATTCAACATTGAAACTACCAAGTTCGCTAACCGACAAACTTATTGTGGCGACTGCGGCCAGTAAAACTTTTGGCTTGTCATCATTAAGAATCTCTAACTTCATCATTCCAAATGCAGAATTGAAAGAGCAGTTTGTTCGCCGTTTAGATGCTCATGGCATGGATTGCTTCAACAACCTATCAATGTCCGCTGCGACCACGGCATATCAAGAGTGTGATACTTGGCTAGCAGACTTAAAGCAATATTTGCAAGGCAACATCGAAACGCTGCATGGATTCTTGAAAGCAGAACTACCTCATGTTCGCTTTGTAAAACCTCAAGCGACTTACCTCGCATGGCTTGACTGCCGAGCAATTGAAATAAGTGACACTGAGCTTGAGAAAAAACTCATTGCAGCCGGAATTGTACCGAGTATGGGTTGTGCCTTTGGAGAGGAAGGTTCTGGGTTTATCCGTTTGAACCTAGGGTGTCCTGCTGAAGTATTAAATGATGCATTGGTACGACTTAAGGCAGCATTAAACGCCAATTAA
- a CDS encoding GNAT family N-acetyltransferase yields MKNTMKLKQYDSSEIETITRLFTQTFTDSEGENEGKTVGKLANDLLTITDSTELLCFVAADDSSESDTDSTIIGAIIFTPLSFDDETKAYLLSPVAVSTQVQKRGIGQKLINFGLQVLKEQGVELAVTYGDPSYYSKVGFGQITVEQIPAPFKLSFPHGWLAQSLIGGEVKVTSEKSNCVKGLAHAEYW; encoded by the coding sequence GTGAAGAACACCATGAAATTGAAACAATATGATTCAAGCGAGATCGAAACTATCACTCGCCTTTTTACTCAAACCTTTACGGATTCAGAAGGCGAGAACGAAGGTAAAACAGTGGGTAAGCTTGCTAACGATCTTTTAACGATCACGGATTCGACAGAGCTACTTTGCTTTGTTGCTGCAGATGATTCTAGTGAGTCAGATACGGATAGCACGATTATAGGCGCGATTATCTTTACACCACTTTCATTTGACGATGAAACGAAGGCATATTTGCTTTCACCAGTAGCGGTGAGTACTCAGGTTCAAAAACGTGGTATTGGCCAAAAGCTGATTAACTTTGGTTTACAGGTTCTTAAGGAGCAGGGCGTTGAACTTGCTGTGACATACGGTGACCCTAGTTACTATTCCAAAGTTGGCTTTGGGCAAATTACCGTTGAGCAGATCCCTGCGCCATTTAAATTGAGTTTCCCTCACGGTTGGTTGGCTCAGTCGTTGATTGGCGGTGAAGTTAAAGTAACAAGTGAAAAATCGAATTGCGTTAAAGGCTTGGCTCATGCTGAATATTGGTAG
- a CDS encoding methyltransferase domain-containing protein, with product MYRISELAELVGLSRSTLLYYGKLGLIEAQRQSNGYRLFSEKDLQRVHLLQQLQAGGLTLKECQACLDAKIERGLLENRLKQLDEELVQKQRSRDLLAAMLGESGLEEWHESMDKIAPDAHLDWLIKQGFDEKQALRLRWLSKDMNEHEQYMVDFGGIFEGLERLGPGTAEDTLEAFVKVPSSPEQVLEIGCGKGIATTVLARAIKEHQADVQITAVDNDQPSLDILTQQAQASGLESNVQTVCASMMDLPFEAKSFDLIWSEGSAYIMGVQKALKQWRKLLTDDGILVVNDLVWNTENPSEPVKAFWQKEYPDMTTVPERIKQAKAEGYQVLDDFAMSDTGWLAYYLPLQKQVEALKATMPNSKALADCDNEIKQFFNNSKPKSDLSEGSQCSRLRDFDYHFFVLKKVH from the coding sequence ATGTATCGCATATCTGAATTAGCTGAACTTGTTGGCCTGAGTCGCTCCACATTGTTGTATTACGGCAAGCTAGGTTTGATTGAAGCTCAACGCCAGAGTAATGGTTATCGCCTTTTTTCTGAAAAGGATCTGCAGCGTGTTCACTTGTTACAGCAGCTGCAAGCGGGCGGGTTAACGCTTAAAGAGTGCCAAGCCTGTTTAGATGCAAAGATAGAACGTGGCTTGTTGGAAAATCGTCTTAAGCAACTGGACGAAGAGCTTGTGCAAAAACAACGTTCACGAGATTTATTAGCAGCAATGCTGGGTGAGAGCGGCTTAGAAGAGTGGCATGAGTCGATGGACAAGATTGCGCCAGATGCACACCTCGATTGGTTAATTAAGCAGGGTTTTGATGAAAAACAGGCGCTGCGATTGAGGTGGTTATCGAAAGACATGAATGAACATGAACAATATATGGTTGATTTTGGCGGCATCTTCGAGGGTTTAGAGCGCTTAGGACCCGGAACGGCTGAAGATACCTTAGAGGCATTTGTCAAAGTGCCTAGTTCACCGGAACAGGTACTTGAGATTGGTTGTGGCAAAGGCATTGCAACAACTGTGTTAGCGAGAGCCATTAAAGAACATCAAGCGGATGTGCAGATAACAGCGGTAGACAACGATCAACCTAGTTTAGATATTCTGACTCAGCAAGCACAGGCATCTGGCTTAGAAAGTAATGTTCAAACCGTGTGCGCAAGCATGATGGATTTACCGTTTGAAGCGAAGTCGTTCGACCTGATCTGGTCAGAAGGCAGTGCCTACATCATGGGTGTCCAGAAAGCACTTAAACAGTGGCGAAAGTTACTTACTGATGACGGCATATTGGTCGTGAATGATTTGGTGTGGAACACCGAGAACCCGAGCGAACCTGTCAAAGCATTCTGGCAGAAAGAATACCCAGACATGACGACGGTACCTGAGCGAATTAAACAAGCAAAAGCAGAGGGTTATCAAGTATTGGATGACTTCGCGATGAGCGACACCGGTTGGCTCGCCTATTACCTGCCTTTACAAAAGCAAGTCGAGGCTTTGAAAGCGACGATGCCGAATTCTAAAGCGCTCGCAGATTGCGACAATGAAATTAAACAATTCTTCAATAACAGTAAACCTAAGAGTGACCTTTCAGAAGGTTCTCAATGCTCTAGGCTGCGTGATTTTGATTATCATTTTTTTGTGTTGAAGAAAGTACATTAA
- a CDS encoding amino acid permease: protein MKLFGSSLILSGTALGAGMLAIPMVLAQFGFMISSVLMLLIFIGTTYSALLLAEACTKTKDNSGMSSVAYLTLGSKGKHFINALFYLLLVCMLIAYILGVGDIIHKLLLDVGVDISSSVAYTIFSLLMGVIVVSGKSYIDKLNRGLFILMVVMLFIVIASLFSNIRLDYLTQTSNYTANDVVQYSAVIFTSFASMVVIPSLVIYNREATQKQIRNMILLGSVIPLICYLTWLFAIIGNLGTDAISQFHNISELISAFSGQSAWLKVVIALFSALALVTSFLGVSMALYDQNKDAVTNNKALAYALTFILPLVLAELFASQFVSMLDYAGMVLVFLAIWGPLAMVVKVRRPDFPHLQTEGSYTAAGGDTALMATFGFGALIFISWFMG from the coding sequence ATGAAATTATTCGGCAGTTCCCTAATCCTTTCGGGAACTGCATTAGGGGCTGGTATGTTAGCCATCCCAATGGTTTTAGCTCAGTTCGGCTTTATGATCAGCTCTGTGCTGATGCTGCTAATTTTTATTGGCACCACATACTCAGCACTGCTACTCGCAGAAGCCTGCACCAAAACCAAAGACAACAGTGGCATGAGCAGTGTTGCTTACCTGACTTTGGGCAGCAAAGGGAAACATTTTATCAATGCACTCTTCTACCTGCTGTTGGTATGCATGCTCATCGCTTATATCTTGGGTGTTGGTGACATCATTCACAAGCTACTACTCGATGTTGGCGTAGACATATCTTCATCTGTTGCCTATACCATTTTCAGCCTATTGATGGGTGTGATTGTAGTATCGGGTAAATCCTACATCGACAAACTGAATCGCGGACTATTCATCTTGATGGTAGTCATGTTGTTTATTGTGATTGCTTCTCTATTTAGCAACATTCGTTTGGATTACCTAACTCAAACTAGCAACTACACAGCCAACGATGTCGTTCAATACAGTGCGGTTATCTTTACCAGTTTTGCCTCTATGGTGGTGATCCCATCACTGGTTATCTACAACCGAGAAGCGACTCAAAAGCAGATCCGCAATATGATTCTGCTAGGCTCGGTGATTCCACTAATCTGCTACCTAACTTGGTTGTTCGCGATTATCGGTAACCTTGGCACAGACGCCATCAGCCAATTCCACAACATTTCAGAGTTGATCTCTGCGTTTAGCGGACAGTCTGCTTGGTTAAAAGTAGTGATTGCTCTGTTCTCAGCACTGGCATTGGTGACCTCTTTCCTTGGCGTGTCTATGGCGCTGTATGACCAAAACAAAGACGCCGTCACCAACAATAAAGCGTTGGCTTATGCTCTAACCTTCATCTTACCTTTGGTATTAGCCGAGCTGTTCGCTAGCCAGTTTGTAAGCATGTTGGACTACGCAGGTATGGTGCTGGTGTTCCTAGCTATCTGGGGCCCACTCGCAATGGTAGTTAAAGTTCGTAGACCTGACTTCCCTCATCTACAAACTGAAGGCAGCTATACCGCAGCCGGTGGCGACACGGCATTGATGGCAACATTCGGCTTTGGGGCGTTGATTTTTATCTCTTGGTTTATGGGGTAG
- a CDS encoding methyl-accepting chemotaxis protein encodes MKLTDMSFKQKIIALLILPILGFLWLSASTISKSVETTSEMSSLNQLTRLSVVYSELVHELQKERGMTAGFIGSQGTKFVSELRAQRTSADNRRNQRAEYWQSAEIDLPQISRLNTEISQSLNQITSIRNRVDSQSIPLSEALGYYTKLNAKLLSVSALIAELSSDATITTETIAYYNFLQGKERAGIERAVLNNTFSKNEFGPGMLVKFISLVTQQNTYFSNFEVLGNPDNVRFFQQQLNDRSVAEVEKLRDVAESKMRGFDVDPVYWFAQSTARIVQLKKTENQLAESLIALTENKASEAQSAMFASIAVFVAITFFATFVSFKVITDLTLRVKNLTSVLSVVRDDNDLTVRAKYLGESELGHISSSLNETLEKFSQVIDNLSQSSLTLASAAEETAQTCQYNSNTLVEQQDQIGLIATATEELSATVNEVAAKTQQTASSAKLANEQSQAGLSTVQHSYQSIEILASEINGLAEKITHLHESSNNINSVIDVIKSVADQTNLLALNAAIEAARAGEQGRGFAVVADEVRTLAQRTQESTLEIEGFISSLQSDVQTAFNVIDNSKKMSSRAVEDSRGVEQTLQDISGAVSEIFSMTEQIATATEEQAVVTQDIAQNVVAVEQKSTESTTGATQIAATAKEQAELATSLKELSNTFKS; translated from the coding sequence ATGAAATTAACCGATATGTCTTTTAAGCAAAAAATCATCGCTTTGCTTATTTTACCGATCTTAGGGTTTCTATGGCTGAGTGCTTCTACGATTTCTAAAAGCGTAGAAACGACCAGCGAAATGTCGTCATTAAACCAACTGACTCGTTTGTCGGTTGTGTACAGCGAACTTGTACATGAGCTACAAAAAGAACGCGGTATGACGGCAGGTTTTATCGGCTCACAAGGTACGAAGTTTGTCAGTGAGCTGCGAGCGCAAAGAACAAGTGCGGATAACAGACGCAATCAGAGAGCTGAGTACTGGCAGTCTGCAGAAATCGACTTACCCCAGATCTCCCGTCTGAACACTGAAATCAGCCAAAGCCTAAATCAAATTACGTCTATTCGTAATCGTGTTGATTCTCAGTCGATCCCACTTTCAGAGGCTTTAGGTTACTACACTAAACTGAATGCAAAACTGCTCAGCGTATCGGCTTTAATTGCTGAGTTAAGCTCCGATGCTACCATCACTACGGAAACCATCGCTTATTACAACTTCTTGCAAGGCAAAGAGCGAGCTGGTATCGAGCGTGCTGTCCTAAATAACACTTTTTCTAAAAATGAGTTTGGTCCAGGTATGCTGGTTAAGTTCATCTCTTTGGTGACACAGCAAAACACGTATTTCTCGAACTTTGAAGTTCTGGGTAACCCAGACAACGTTCGCTTCTTTCAACAACAATTAAATGACCGTTCGGTCGCGGAAGTCGAGAAGCTTCGTGATGTGGCTGAATCAAAAATGAGAGGTTTTGATGTAGACCCTGTGTATTGGTTCGCGCAATCAACTGCTCGTATTGTTCAGTTAAAGAAAACGGAGAATCAACTGGCTGAATCACTTATCGCGTTGACTGAAAACAAGGCGAGTGAAGCTCAATCTGCGATGTTTGCAAGTATTGCGGTATTTGTTGCAATTACTTTCTTTGCGACCTTTGTTAGCTTTAAAGTGATTACAGACCTAACGCTCCGAGTAAAAAATCTAACCTCAGTACTTTCTGTTGTTCGTGATGATAATGACCTAACGGTGAGAGCTAAGTATTTAGGAGAGAGTGAGCTAGGGCATATCTCTTCGTCTCTCAACGAAACGTTAGAGAAATTCTCTCAGGTAATAGATAACTTGTCGCAGTCTAGCTTGACACTTGCTTCTGCAGCTGAAGAGACGGCGCAAACTTGCCAATACAACTCCAACACCTTGGTTGAGCAGCAAGACCAAATTGGTTTGATTGCGACAGCAACAGAGGAGCTATCGGCAACGGTGAACGAGGTCGCGGCTAAAACTCAGCAAACAGCAAGCTCAGCTAAATTGGCTAATGAACAATCACAAGCAGGTTTGAGCACGGTTCAGCACTCTTACCAATCGATTGAGATCTTGGCTTCTGAGATTAACGGCCTCGCTGAAAAAATCACTCATCTACACGAAAGTAGCAATAACATTAACAGCGTGATTGATGTGATTAAGTCGGTTGCTGACCAAACCAACTTACTCGCACTAAACGCAGCGATTGAAGCAGCACGTGCTGGTGAACAAGGCCGTGGTTTTGCCGTGGTTGCAGATGAAGTACGTACTTTGGCACAACGTACCCAAGAATCTACCTTGGAGATTGAAGGCTTCATTAGCTCTCTACAATCAGACGTGCAAACCGCGTTTAACGTGATTGATAACAGCAAGAAGATGTCTTCAAGAGCGGTTGAAGACTCACGAGGAGTAGAGCAGACGCTGCAAGATATTTCAGGCGCTGTGAGCGAGATATTCAGTATGACAGAGCAGATTGCGACTGCAACCGAAGAGCAAGCGGTAGTGACTCAAGATATTGCTCAGAACGTTGTGGCAGTCGAACAGAAGTCGACAGAATCTACGACCGGTGCAACGCAAATTGCTGCGACAGCGAAAGAACAAGCTGAATTGGCAACATCGCTGAAAGAGCTCTCGAATACGTTTAAGAGTTAA
- a CDS encoding TetR/AcrR family transcriptional regulator: MAKTAKFDRQDVVDKATNLYWEKGFHATSMRNLQDVIDMRPGSIYATFGSKEGLFKETLARYTELGILNLNSFRSETDSPIKALENFVKRAVVESKQSAPNGMCMLAKTVAELTDEHAELLEEAKKSLKIMEGEFAKLITEAQDLGEINKEREPTQLARHVQVQIAGLRTYAKTCDDIDLLNSMVEDVFKYHPF, from the coding sequence ATGGCCAAGACCGCGAAATTCGATAGACAGGATGTAGTAGATAAAGCAACGAACCTGTATTGGGAAAAAGGCTTTCATGCGACTTCTATGCGTAATCTGCAAGACGTGATTGATATGCGTCCGGGTAGCATCTACGCGACTTTTGGCAGCAAAGAAGGTTTGTTTAAAGAGACGCTGGCTCGCTATACCGAACTTGGTATCCTCAATCTGAACAGTTTCCGCAGCGAAACAGACTCGCCTATCAAAGCGCTGGAAAACTTCGTAAAACGTGCCGTTGTCGAATCAAAACAGAGTGCGCCAAACGGCATGTGTATGCTGGCAAAAACGGTCGCAGAACTGACCGATGAGCACGCCGAGTTATTAGAAGAAGCGAAGAAATCACTGAAGATCATGGAAGGTGAATTCGCCAAGCTGATTACCGAAGCACAAGATCTTGGTGAAATAAACAAAGAGCGTGAACCGACTCAACTAGCTCGTCATGTTCAGGTTCAAATCGCAGGCCTGCGTACCTACGCGAAAACCTGTGACGACATCGATTTACTTAACTCAATGGTTGAAGACGTATTTAAGTATCATCCTTTCTAA
- a CDS encoding fructose-specific PTS transporter subunit EIIC: MDITDIIEPEIICLDLQADSKQAVFEELVELLDRAGKLSNKSEFLDDIWKREAIGNTGFDDGIAIPHAKSTAVAKPAVAVGISRTGIDYGADGGELSDVFFMLASPDNNDDHHIEVLAQISTKLIEDGFVTKLKAVESVEEAQELFLEVNSESFDSYASSHHEVYVEPLSPWAQSLNRLKEHLLYGTSHMIPFVVAGGVLLSLSVMMSGHGAVPESGVLADIAQMGIAGLTLFTAVLGGYIAYSMADKPGLAPGMIGSWVAVNQYNTGFLGAIVVGFFAGFVVNLLKKIKLPDSMISLSSIFIYPLVGTFVTCGAVMWVIGSPIAQVMLEMNQMLTGMAGSGKMVLGSILGAMTAFDMGGPINKVATLFAQTQVNTQPWLMGGVGIAICTPPLGMALATFISPKKFKRDEREAGKAAGIMGMIGISEGAIPFAAADPARVLPAVVAGGIVGNVVGFMFHVVNHAPWGGWIVLPVVDGKIGYIIGTLAGALTTALIVILLKKNVVEGEARSNQFAGGSVTEEGQADVLAITSCPSGVAHTFLAAKSLEKAAHHLGVRIKVETQGASGIGNRITPKDIERARLVIFAHDVAIKEVERFANVKTLDVSTKEAMLNAQALIMRKV, translated from the coding sequence ATGGATATCACTGACATTATCGAGCCCGAGATTATCTGCTTAGATTTGCAAGCAGACTCAAAACAGGCAGTATTTGAAGAGCTAGTCGAGTTACTCGATCGCGCTGGTAAGCTCTCGAATAAAAGTGAATTCCTTGATGATATCTGGAAGCGTGAGGCTATTGGTAATACCGGTTTTGATGATGGTATTGCGATTCCACATGCGAAAAGTACTGCCGTTGCAAAGCCTGCTGTTGCTGTGGGCATCAGCCGAACGGGCATAGATTATGGTGCTGATGGCGGTGAACTGTCTGATGTGTTTTTTATGCTCGCTTCACCTGATAACAACGACGACCATCATATTGAGGTGCTGGCACAGATTTCTACCAAACTGATTGAAGATGGCTTTGTTACAAAATTAAAGGCAGTGGAGTCGGTTGAAGAGGCTCAAGAACTGTTTCTCGAAGTCAATTCTGAATCTTTCGATAGCTACGCTTCTAGCCATCATGAAGTGTACGTTGAGCCGCTCAGCCCTTGGGCGCAGTCTCTCAATCGCCTCAAAGAGCACTTGTTATACGGCACCTCGCATATGATTCCCTTTGTGGTCGCGGGTGGGGTGTTGCTGTCTTTGTCGGTGATGATGTCGGGTCATGGTGCTGTGCCTGAAAGTGGTGTGTTAGCAGACATCGCACAGATGGGGATCGCAGGCTTAACCCTGTTTACTGCCGTTCTAGGCGGCTACATCGCGTACTCAATGGCTGATAAACCCGGTTTAGCTCCCGGCATGATTGGTTCTTGGGTGGCGGTGAATCAATACAATACCGGCTTCCTCGGTGCGATTGTGGTCGGTTTCTTTGCCGGTTTTGTGGTTAACCTACTTAAAAAGATCAAACTGCCAGACAGTATGATCTCGTTGAGCTCTATCTTCATCTATCCACTCGTCGGCACTTTCGTCACTTGTGGCGCGGTGATGTGGGTGATTGGCTCTCCGATAGCTCAAGTAATGCTTGAGATGAACCAAATGCTAACGGGTATGGCAGGTTCTGGAAAAATGGTGCTCGGCAGTATTTTAGGCGCTATGACGGCCTTTGATATGGGTGGCCCAATCAACAAGGTCGCAACGCTGTTTGCTCAAACGCAGGTAAATACCCAGCCTTGGTTGATGGGTGGCGTTGGCATTGCGATTTGTACGCCACCACTGGGCATGGCTCTGGCGACTTTTATATCGCCGAAGAAGTTTAAACGAGACGAACGCGAAGCCGGCAAAGCCGCAGGCATCATGGGAATGATTGGCATCAGTGAAGGTGCGATTCCATTTGCTGCTGCCGATCCTGCACGTGTTCTACCTGCAGTTGTGGCTGGTGGTATTGTCGGTAACGTAGTTGGTTTTATGTTCCATGTGGTAAACCATGCACCATGGGGCGGTTGGATTGTTCTACCTGTTGTGGATGGCAAGATTGGCTATATCATTGGCACACTCGCGGGGGCTCTTACCACGGCTTTAATCGTAATATTGCTGAAAAAGAATGTGGTCGAAGGTGAGGCTCGCTCTAATCAGTTTGCGGGTGGTTCGGTGACCGAAGAAGGGCAAGCGGATGTACTCGCGATCACTTCTTGTCCGTCTGGTGTTGCTCACACTTTCCTAGCGGCTAAGTCTTTGGAAAAGGCGGCACATCATCTCGGGGTTAGAATAAAAGTTGAAACGCAGGGCGCCAGCGGGATAGGCAATCGCATCACACCTAAAGATATTGAAAGGGCGAGGTTGGTGATCTTTGCTCATGACGTGGCGATTAAGGAAGTCGAGCGCTTTGCGAATGTGAAAACCTTAGATGTCAGCACCAAAGAGGCGATGCTTAATGCACAGGCGCTGATCATGAGAAAGGTATAA
- a CDS encoding PTS fructose transporter subunit IIB, which translates to MKIVAVTACPTGIAHTYMAADALNKTAPKFNVSIKVETQGAMGIENLLSAQDISLADKVLIVSDIDIEQPSRFDPAKTLFIPMEEVLLSVDKVFIKHCRA; encoded by the coding sequence ATGAAAATTGTAGCGGTAACTGCGTGCCCTACAGGCATTGCGCACACCTATATGGCAGCTGATGCATTAAATAAAACAGCCCCTAAATTCAACGTTTCAATCAAGGTTGAAACACAAGGCGCTATGGGTATTGAAAACTTACTCTCTGCACAGGACATTAGCCTCGCAGACAAGGTGTTGATCGTCTCTGATATCGACATTGAACAACCAAGCCGCTTCGACCCTGCTAAAACCTTATTCATTCCTATGGAAGAGGTGCTGTTAAGCGTCGACAAGGTTTTTATTAAGCATTGCCGAGCTTAA
- a CDS encoding PTS sugar transporter subunit IIA translates to MNEYQITFFVDDPAANSHVAQPLSRLAKKFKSTIRIINITQNRTADLSKSVAMLQVGLLRGDLCQITAVGIDAELACFVLKDVIAEHYAMVGSQVNHEFSKDLIQRMPQICPSCEINWHHAKAQTQLTKFECLKGLAHLVYPQDPDELILAFIKREERSSTCVSPGIALPHVMFESTQDLSIAVIVSDDPIDWASRIGEVHVAIALVLPTKPQREHIVAATNLTRNLLHDQVNERLQKTRSSVDLQALLMYISSRLI, encoded by the coding sequence ATGAATGAATATCAGATTACCTTCTTCGTTGACGATCCTGCCGCGAACTCACACGTCGCGCAGCCACTTAGCCGCTTGGCTAAAAAATTCAAAAGTACCATCCGTATTATCAACATCACTCAAAACCGAACCGCCGATCTCTCCAAATCTGTCGCGATGTTACAAGTGGGTTTACTCCGAGGGGATTTGTGCCAGATTACCGCTGTGGGTATTGATGCAGAGCTGGCCTGTTTCGTTCTTAAAGACGTGATTGCCGAGCATTACGCTATGGTTGGTTCGCAAGTGAATCATGAGTTCTCCAAGGATCTAATCCAGCGCATGCCGCAGATATGTCCATCTTGTGAGATCAATTGGCATCATGCTAAAGCTCAAACCCAACTGACTAAATTTGAATGCCTAAAAGGGCTCGCTCATCTAGTGTATCCACAAGATCCGGATGAACTGATTCTGGCGTTTATTAAACGAGAAGAACGCTCCTCTACCTGCGTTTCACCGGGGATCGCGCTGCCACATGTGATGTTTGAATCGACTCAAGATCTCTCGATTGCGGTCATCGTCAGTGACGACCCGATTGATTGGGCATCACGTATCGGCGAAGTACACGTTGCTATCGCTTTAGTGCTTCCAACCAAGCCGCAACGAGAGCACATTGTGGCCGCCACTAACCTAACCAGAAACCTGCTTCACGATCAGGTCAATGAGCGTTTACAGAAGACCCGCAGCAGTGTCGATCTACAAGCCCTGTTGATGTACATCTCATCTCGCCTTATTTGA
- a CDS encoding helix-turn-helix transcriptional regulator: MIFHDLISSVLNERKPFHNIWFGGDFHTPSAFSYQVNFPRLELVLDGEYINEMESHERKVTNVVAKAGDAIFIPPNCWNKPNWDTDCSVLSMLFGRRQLGLSLVSKRKGEESFYDIQKHSIQTRSGFAIDNILEALSSLARESNKQPMDELLLQALLQYSKTMLDAPVEKSHSRVQDVYQGICIYIQENFHRQITRDSIASRFSISSNHLSRMFRQQGHMTLAEYITRVRVDRAKFMLKKYNFKLNEVSVRCGFKDVNYFCRVFKNRTGKTPTEYRGSI; the protein is encoded by the coding sequence ATGATATTTCATGACTTAATCTCGTCTGTGTTAAATGAGCGAAAACCGTTTCATAACATCTGGTTTGGGGGAGATTTTCACACGCCTTCAGCATTCAGTTATCAGGTGAACTTTCCGCGTTTAGAGCTGGTGCTCGACGGTGAGTATATTAATGAAATGGAGAGTCATGAGCGTAAGGTCACCAATGTTGTTGCGAAAGCGGGGGATGCGATTTTCATCCCGCCTAACTGTTGGAATAAGCCCAATTGGGATACTGATTGTTCGGTGCTGAGCATGTTGTTTGGGCGTCGTCAGCTGGGTTTAAGTTTGGTGAGCAAACGCAAAGGTGAGGAGAGTTTTTATGATATTCAAAAGCACAGTATTCAGACTCGCTCTGGTTTTGCGATTGATAACATTCTAGAAGCGCTCAGCTCACTCGCGAGGGAGAGTAACAAGCAGCCTATGGATGAGTTATTGCTGCAAGCGCTACTTCAATACAGTAAGACGATGTTGGATGCGCCTGTCGAAAAATCTCACAGCCGAGTTCAGGATGTGTATCAGGGGATTTGTATCTACATTCAAGAGAACTTCCACCGCCAAATCACCCGAGACAGCATCGCCTCGCGCTTTAGCATTTCATCGAACCACTTGTCGCGAATGTTCCGTCAACAAGGCCACATGACGCTAGCAGAATACATCACCCGTGTGCGAGTTGACCGCGCTAAGTTCATGCTCAAGAAGTACAACTTCAAGCTCAATGAAGTGTCTGTTCGTTGCGGCTTCAAAGACGTGAACTACTTCTGCCGAGTATTTAAAAACCGAACCGGAAAAACCCCAACTGAATACCGTGGATCTATCTAG